The following are encoded together in the Verrucomicrobiia bacterium genome:
- a CDS encoding PDZ domain-containing protein, with the protein MKIQLIVVVVLAVTNLGVLAESNSVPASPGVVISGKEITGQEKDDILSNLGGVGIAIKPVADGVEVRKVFPETPACAAGMKAGDIVTQIDSTPTKGLKLQEVVDRMRGAVGSEVELVVSRPGQAAPMTLKLVRRTLSVPKAGASCE; encoded by the coding sequence ATGAAGATACAGTTGATTGTGGTGGTTGTTTTGGCGGTGACGAATCTTGGTGTTTTGGCGGAGTCGAATTCGGTTCCGGCGAGCCCGGGCGTTGTCATCAGCGGGAAGGAGATTACGGGGCAGGAGAAGGATGACATCCTGTCGAACCTGGGCGGGGTGGGGATTGCGATTAAGCCGGTTGCGGACGGAGTTGAGGTTAGGAAGGTGTTTCCGGAGACACCGGCCTGTGCGGCGGGGATGAAGGCGGGGGATATTGTGACGCAGATTGATTCGACACCCACCAAAGGACTGAAGTTGCAGGAGGTGGTGGATCGGATGCGTGGGGCGGTGGGGTCGGAGGTGGAGTTGGTTGTGTCGCGGCCGGGCCAGGCGGCGCCGATGACGTTGAAGTTGGTGCGGCGGACGCTTTCGGTTCCCAAGGCCGGCGCGAGTTGTGAATGA
- a CDS encoding phage regulatory CII family protein: MKSHELLREVFQTHNPKEIAEAMGLSVSMVYKWAEAPEQGSGATNPLDRMAGLVESTGDVRIVEWICTRVDGFFIKNPKVGRMKSYAVVPATNRVVQEFAEMLSVIANAAVDNDISRDEAERIRSRWEDLKSVTEGFVRGCEEGNFQAIHNHGKA; this comes from the coding sequence ATGAAATCACATGAGCTTTTGCGGGAGGTTTTTCAGACGCATAATCCGAAGGAGATCGCGGAGGCGATGGGGTTGTCGGTCTCGATGGTGTACAAGTGGGCGGAGGCGCCGGAGCAGGGGAGTGGGGCGACGAATCCGTTGGACCGGATGGCGGGGTTGGTGGAGTCGACGGGGGATGTGCGGATCGTGGAGTGGATCTGTACGCGGGTGGATGGGTTTTTCATCAAGAATCCGAAGGTGGGGCGGATGAAGTCGTATGCGGTGGTGCCGGCGACGAACCGGGTGGTGCAGGAGTTCGCGGAGATGCTGTCGGTGATCGCAAATGCGGCGGTGGATAACGATATTTCGCGGGATGAGGCGGAGCGGATTCGGTCGCGGTGGGAGGATTTGAAGTCGGTGACGGAGGGGTTTGTGCGGGGTTGTGAAGAGGGGAATTTCCAGGCGATTCATAACCATGGGAAGGCATGA
- a CDS encoding 8-oxo-dGTP diphosphatase — translation MSDLLGELHVDRIDWAAWKPTEYANLCFVMRDGQILLIRKKRGLGAGKINGPGGRLEKGETALDSAIRETQEEVGVTPTGLEQIGELFFQFLDGYKLHVAVFAASGCEGRLCETSEATPIWTDVGKIPYNEMWEDDAHWLPLLLRRKKFRGHFVFDGEKLLNHRLTG, via the coding sequence ATGAGTGATCTTTTAGGGGAATTGCATGTGGATCGGATCGATTGGGCGGCGTGGAAGCCGACGGAGTATGCGAACCTGTGTTTCGTGATGCGGGATGGGCAGATTTTGTTGATTCGGAAGAAGCGGGGGTTGGGGGCGGGGAAGATTAATGGGCCGGGGGGGCGGTTGGAGAAGGGGGAGACGGCGCTTGATTCGGCGATCCGCGAGACGCAGGAGGAGGTGGGGGTGACGCCGACTGGGCTGGAACAGATCGGGGAGTTATTTTTTCAGTTTCTTGATGGCTATAAACTGCATGTCGCAGTTTTCGCTGCTAGTGGTTGCGAAGGCAGGCTTTGTGAGACTTCCGAGGCGACGCCGATTTGGACGGATGTGGGGAAGATTCCATATAATGAGATGTGGGAGGACGACGCGCACTGGTTACCGTTGTTGCTGAGGCGGAAGAAGTTTCGCGGGCATTTTGTGTTTGATGGCGAGAAATTATTGAATCATCGACTGACGGGCTAG
- the mazG gene encoding nucleoside triphosphate pyrophosphohydrolase produces the protein MTAARPYPEPFVMATKTKNIARLLQIMARLRSPGGCPWDREQTHQSIRHNLIEECYEALDALDAGNTDAFKDELGDLLLQVVFHAQMASEDGKFDFDAVAKSINDKLVRRHPHVFGTTKARNSAEVLQQWETIKKSEKSATSIVHLEDLPKHLPALLKADKVQRKVARVGFDWKHVKDVIAKVEEELHEVKNARASKNRKHFEEEIGDLLFAVVNLARFENLQAEELLNRSTAKFVKRFQAIEKAVHASGRRLEDCTLMELDALWESAKDKRRSRKSRRPILAPRKRVHAAAVPR, from the coding sequence ATGACTGCCGCCCGTCCGTATCCTGAACCCTTCGTCATGGCGACCAAAACCAAAAACATCGCGCGACTTCTCCAGATCATGGCGCGCCTTCGCAGCCCTGGCGGCTGCCCGTGGGACCGCGAGCAGACGCACCAGTCGATCCGCCACAACCTGATTGAGGAATGCTACGAAGCACTCGATGCTTTGGATGCGGGGAATACCGACGCCTTTAAAGATGAACTTGGCGATCTCCTCTTACAGGTCGTCTTCCACGCGCAGATGGCCAGCGAAGATGGCAAGTTCGATTTTGATGCGGTGGCAAAATCCATCAACGATAAACTCGTGCGCCGCCATCCGCATGTCTTCGGCACCACGAAGGCGCGCAACAGCGCAGAGGTCCTCCAACAGTGGGAGACGATCAAGAAATCGGAGAAAAGCGCGACGAGCATCGTACACCTTGAAGACCTACCGAAACATCTGCCCGCTCTCTTGAAAGCCGACAAGGTGCAGCGCAAAGTCGCGCGCGTCGGTTTCGACTGGAAACACGTCAAGGACGTCATTGCCAAGGTTGAAGAGGAATTGCACGAAGTAAAGAACGCCCGCGCGTCAAAGAATCGTAAACACTTCGAAGAAGAAATCGGCGACTTGTTGTTTGCGGTCGTCAATCTCGCTCGTTTTGAGAATCTGCAAGCCGAGGAACTGTTGAACCGCAGCACCGCGAAATTCGTGAAGCGATTTCAGGCAATTGAAAAGGCCGTCCACGCCAGTGGCCGGCGACTGGAAGATTGTACTCTCATGGAACTCGACGCGCTTTGGGAATCGGCGAAAGACAAACGGCGTTCAAGGAAGTCGCGGCGTCCGATTCTTGCACCACGCAAACGTGTTCATGCCGCAGCCGTCCCACGGTAA
- the alr gene encoding alanine racemase — protein sequence MIPQSYYRCWVEVDLDALRHNVAAIRRRIGPKVKLMAVVKADAYGHGLAQIGSTLMQCGVDAFGVANLSEALVLRQIGGNGWPILFFGSALPFEVATMVERDITPTISTVEEARLFDEEAKRQGGNVGVHVEIDTGMGRVGFWHEDAAKQILQVAALRQLRIEALYTHFPSADENPDETRRQLVVFLRVVEELNKQGLEIPLLHAANTAATLELPETRLAMVRPGLLLYGICAKELHAGEFRPLLSFKARVAYVKDVAAGRTISYGQTFTAEKSMRIATVTAGYADGFSRHLSNKGEVLVGGRRCPVIGRVTMDQIMVDVTQTSEVQCGDEVVFIGEQNGAGITASEVAGWEDTIPWEVLCGITKTARVPRVYRGTAAA from the coding sequence ATGATTCCGCAATCGTATTATCGGTGTTGGGTGGAGGTTGACCTCGATGCGTTGCGTCACAACGTCGCCGCGATCCGCCGGCGTATCGGGCCGAAGGTGAAACTGATGGCGGTGGTCAAGGCCGACGCCTATGGTCATGGTCTCGCCCAGATCGGCAGCACGCTGATGCAATGTGGCGTGGACGCGTTTGGCGTCGCCAATCTTTCCGAAGCGTTGGTGCTGCGACAAATCGGTGGGAACGGATGGCCGATCCTGTTCTTCGGGTCGGCATTGCCATTTGAAGTCGCGACGATGGTCGAGCGGGACATCACGCCGACGATTTCGACGGTTGAGGAAGCGCGGTTGTTTGATGAGGAAGCGAAGCGTCAGGGCGGGAACGTTGGTGTCCACGTCGAAATCGATACGGGCATGGGTCGTGTCGGTTTCTGGCATGAAGACGCCGCGAAGCAGATCTTGCAGGTGGCCGCGCTACGCCAACTGCGCATCGAGGCGCTGTACACGCATTTCCCGTCGGCGGATGAGAACCCGGACGAAACGCGTCGCCAACTCGTTGTTTTTCTCCGGGTCGTCGAGGAATTGAATAAGCAGGGGCTGGAGATTCCCCTGCTCCACGCCGCGAACACCGCGGCGACGTTGGAGCTTCCCGAAACCCGGCTGGCCATGGTGCGACCCGGGCTTTTGCTCTACGGGATTTGCGCGAAGGAACTGCACGCGGGCGAATTCCGTCCCCTCCTCTCCTTCAAGGCGCGGGTTGCATATGTGAAAGACGTGGCGGCCGGCCGCACAATCAGCTACGGGCAGACGTTCACCGCTGAGAAATCGATGCGCATCGCCACGGTCACTGCCGGATATGCGGATGGATTCAGCCGGCATTTATCGAACAAGGGGGAAGTGCTCGTGGGCGGAAGGCGTTGTCCTGTGATTGGGCGCGTCACGATGGACCAGATCATGGTGGACGTGACGCAAACGTCGGAGGTGCAGTGCGGTGATGAAGTGGTCTTCATCGGCGAGCAAAACGGCGCGGGTATTACGGCCAGCGAAGTGGCCGGCTGGGAAGATACGATTCCTTGGGAAGTGCTCTGCGGCATCACGAAGACCGCGCGCGTCCCGCGTGTTTACCGTGGGACGGCTGCGGCATGA
- a CDS encoding malonic semialdehyde reductase has product MLKLNDEGLNLIFRNARTHSNWLDEPVDDALLAQVYDLAKMGPTSANMCPMRLVFVKSKAAKEKLKPALAPANVDKTMAAPATAIIAMDVHFFEKLPELYLHVDAKAWFKDLPENVLEVTALRNGSLQGAYFMLAARSLGLDCGPMSGFDNAKVDAAFFAGTTVKSNFLCNLGHGDASKLHPRNPRLSFEEACQIE; this is encoded by the coding sequence ATGTTGAAATTAAACGACGAAGGCCTGAACCTGATCTTCCGTAATGCAAGGACCCACAGCAACTGGTTGGACGAACCGGTTGATGACGCGCTGCTGGCGCAGGTCTATGACCTGGCCAAGATGGGGCCGACGTCCGCCAACATGTGCCCGATGCGGCTGGTCTTCGTCAAGTCGAAGGCGGCGAAGGAGAAGTTGAAACCGGCCCTGGCCCCAGCCAATGTGGACAAGACCATGGCCGCGCCCGCCACGGCCATCATCGCCATGGACGTCCACTTCTTTGAGAAACTGCCCGAACTGTACCTGCATGTGGACGCCAAGGCGTGGTTCAAGGACTTGCCGGAAAACGTTCTCGAGGTCACCGCGCTACGCAATGGATCGCTGCAAGGCGCCTACTTCATGCTGGCAGCACGTTCACTCGGCCTGGACTGCGGGCCGATGTCCGGTTTCGATAACGCGAAGGTGGACGCGGCGTTTTTCGCAGGGACGACGGTCAAATCGAATTTCCTCTGCAACCTCGGTCACGGCGACGCGAGCAAGCTCCATCCGCGCAATCCGCGTCTCAGCTTTGAAGAAGCCTGTCAGATCGAGTGA
- a CDS encoding cupin domain-containing protein, producing MMKSEIIRIGQIEINFLLEAADTNGSLAMFEFTVPVGARVPLPHSHTHYDETIYGLEGVLTFTVDGKQIPIGPGESYFIPRGAVHGFNNLKQTAAKALAVVTPALLGPEFFRETAAIVNAGGPPDMEKLKAVMSKHGLVPALPPRT from the coding sequence ATGATGAAAAGTGAAATTATTCGCATCGGGCAGATAGAAATCAATTTCCTGTTGGAGGCAGCCGATACGAACGGTTCCCTGGCCATGTTTGAATTTACGGTGCCGGTCGGCGCGAGGGTTCCGCTGCCGCATTCGCACACGCATTACGACGAAACCATTTACGGACTTGAAGGCGTGCTCACGTTTACCGTGGATGGAAAACAAATCCCCATTGGCCCGGGTGAATCGTATTTCATCCCACGCGGTGCCGTGCATGGCTTTAATAACCTGAAACAAACCGCTGCCAAAGCGTTGGCGGTAGTCACTCCCGCACTTCTCGGCCCGGAGTTCTTTCGGGAAACTGCGGCAATCGTGAATGCCGGCGGCCCTCCCGATATGGAGAAGCTAAAAGCGGTTATGTCAAAGCACGGGCTCGTTCCCGCTCTACCACCGAGGACGTAG
- a CDS encoding DUF3303 family protein, with the protein MKYMICWNERPQGTPIEYENAQKRILEVFQQWKAPANFKIEFFVVRVGDWGGYMLVDCDDPLTVHKFCSTLPSFVFEARPVVPVMDAVRVELEAIAFRDGLKGK; encoded by the coding sequence ATGAAATACATGATCTGCTGGAACGAACGTCCCCAAGGCACGCCCATCGAATACGAGAACGCCCAGAAACGCATCCTCGAGGTTTTCCAGCAATGGAAGGCGCCCGCCAATTTCAAGATCGAGTTCTTCGTCGTGCGCGTCGGCGACTGGGGTGGCTACATGTTGGTGGACTGCGATGACCCGTTGACCGTTCACAAGTTCTGCTCAACCCTCCCGTCGTTTGTATTCGAAGCCCGCCCCGTGGTTCCCGTCATGGACGCCGTCCGGGTGGAACTCGAAGCGATCGCCTTCCGCGATGGCCTCAAAGGCAAGTGA
- a CDS encoding methyltransferase domain-containing protein has protein sequence MCSMTDWDEKYRKGEVYWDKGAPSPAMKQYLERHPVRGRALVPGCGRGHEVALAAEHGLDATGLDIAPTAVAEAQEKYPQLAERFVMGSLFDPPQEMRGAFDVVLEHTCMSALPPTMRADYRRGIDLTLRPGGLLIGVWYINPDLDPGEEGPPYPFSVPDLTTLFADGYEIVDDYVPDVAFAGREGRERVRVLRRVG, from the coding sequence ATGTGTTCCATGACCGATTGGGATGAAAAATACCGGAAAGGCGAAGTGTACTGGGACAAGGGCGCGCCGTCGCCCGCAATGAAGCAGTACCTGGAGCGCCATCCGGTGCGGGGGCGGGCGCTGGTGCCGGGCTGCGGCCGCGGACACGAGGTGGCGCTGGCGGCGGAGCACGGGTTGGATGCGACGGGGCTGGACATCGCGCCGACCGCCGTGGCGGAAGCGCAGGAAAAATATCCGCAACTGGCGGAGCGCTTCGTGATGGGGAGTTTATTTGATCCGCCACAGGAAATGCGCGGCGCATTTGATGTGGTGCTGGAACATACCTGCATGAGCGCACTGCCTCCGACAATGCGGGCCGACTACCGACGCGGCATCGATCTGACGCTCCGGCCCGGGGGATTACTGATCGGCGTGTGGTACATCAATCCCGACCTCGATCCCGGTGAGGAAGGCCCTCCGTACCCCTTCAGCGTGCCCGACCTGACCACCCTCTTTGCCGACGGCTACGAAATCGTGGATGATTACGTGCCCGATGTGGCCTTCGCCGGGCGCGAAGGCCGTGAGCGCGTGCGCGTCCTGCGGCGTGTGGGGTGA
- a CDS encoding cytochrome P450 — translation MSSQTWASHFLQQVRGVNPFDGDCLPTRVSLFGFGRPTLPFPHLWNYKDPIKIFQTFYWDAEKETGSGKHNRYLYVAGLPPVLLTREPAVIKAVLSATGDKPGQFDRDTSPTAGIARATGEDSLLYSNGAIWRRQKRMSAEPFSRANLFQPEKFHGFEQTFRKTVAKRLEALRAHQQASGQKVVRIALEPEIKVVMLEMLVNNFFGSHVSDEELRDRYVPAIVLLIDHMISDTVAPTSLALYDMFTGRNAVLKQKRADFEVLTDIALSGRAQGLGLWNQFKSDATDDALRSNIRVFLAGAMEATTSFAAWTLSHLAHAPEFQEQIYQEVKDMNVYDPDNLASAATLNRVLEETLRLTPALYFLPRRATVDTWIETADHRKMFMPKGTQLRLDVWHANRCEEFWGKTVTGYPAETFAPERWEFLARKGITSKEMLHFGFGHGPRFCPGRYLGLLEVGLVVGAVVKTFKFTAVGERTQAKSGVSTKPADGVLVDLELRT, via the coding sequence ATGTCCTCCCAAACATGGGCATCGCATTTCCTGCAACAGGTCAGAGGAGTGAACCCATTTGACGGCGACTGCCTGCCAACGCGGGTTTCCCTATTTGGGTTCGGACGACCGACGTTGCCATTTCCCCATCTGTGGAATTACAAGGATCCGATCAAGATTTTTCAGACGTTCTACTGGGACGCCGAGAAGGAAACTGGCTCTGGAAAACATAACCGTTACCTCTACGTAGCAGGCTTGCCGCCGGTATTGTTGACCCGCGAGCCGGCCGTTATCAAAGCCGTGCTCTCCGCCACCGGCGATAAGCCCGGCCAGTTCGACCGGGATACCAGCCCTACCGCGGGAATCGCTCGCGCGACCGGTGAGGATTCGCTGCTGTATTCAAATGGCGCCATCTGGCGGAGGCAGAAAAGGATGTCCGCCGAGCCATTCAGTCGCGCCAATCTGTTTCAACCGGAAAAGTTCCATGGCTTTGAGCAAACCTTCCGCAAGACGGTCGCGAAAAGACTCGAAGCCCTTCGTGCCCACCAGCAGGCCAGTGGCCAGAAAGTGGTCCGCATTGCGCTTGAACCCGAAATCAAGGTCGTGATGCTCGAGATGCTGGTGAACAACTTCTTCGGCAGCCATGTTTCCGACGAGGAGTTGCGCGATCGTTATGTTCCGGCCATCGTCCTCCTGATCGACCACATGATCAGCGACACGGTCGCTCCAACATCTCTGGCGCTCTATGACATGTTCACGGGTCGCAACGCGGTCCTCAAGCAGAAGAGAGCTGACTTCGAAGTCCTGACCGACATCGCGCTTTCCGGGCGCGCTCAAGGTCTCGGCTTATGGAACCAATTCAAGTCCGACGCCACGGATGACGCGCTCCGCAGCAACATCCGCGTATTCCTTGCCGGCGCCATGGAAGCCACGACCTCGTTCGCGGCTTGGACGCTATCGCATTTGGCGCACGCACCTGAGTTCCAAGAGCAGATCTATCAGGAAGTGAAAGACATGAACGTTTACGACCCCGATAATCTGGCCAGCGCCGCGACCCTCAACCGCGTGCTGGAGGAAACGCTGCGCCTGACCCCGGCACTCTATTTTCTCCCGCGCCGGGCCACGGTGGATACCTGGATCGAGACCGCTGACCACCGCAAGATGTTTATGCCAAAAGGAACCCAGCTCCGCCTCGATGTGTGGCATGCAAACCGGTGCGAGGAGTTTTGGGGAAAAACGGTGACTGGATATCCTGCTGAAACATTTGCCCCCGAGCGATGGGAGTTTCTTGCCAGGAAAGGAATCACCTCAAAGGAGATGCTTCACTTTGGATTCGGGCATGGACCGCGTTTCTGTCCGGGAAGATACCTGGGACTACTGGAGGTCGGGCTTGTCGTCGGTGCTGTTGTGAAGACGTTCAAATTCACGGCGGTTGGTGAACGAACGCAGGCGAAATCGGGTGTATCAACGAAACCTGCCGACGGTGTGTTAGTCGACTTGGAACTCAGGACGTGA
- a CDS encoding phosphatase PAP2 family protein — MSKPSKVYAATTSAALSLLFMVVYGGCSWITAHRSDVGTWYYSWESFIPFVPLMIIPYMSIFFFFVGGPFLCQSPNELGVLAQRITLAILVAGACFLLIPLRLSAARPQPSEWTGAIFRFLHIFDQPYNLFPSLHIAFRTILADLYAKHTKGVIRLASHVWFSLIGFSTLLTYQHHFVDIVGGFVLAAICFYFFREENRGVRV; from the coding sequence GTGAGCAAGCCATCAAAAGTTTATGCGGCCACGACTTCAGCTGCATTGTCACTGCTATTCATGGTCGTCTATGGTGGTTGCAGTTGGATTACCGCCCACCGCTCTGACGTTGGAACTTGGTATTACTCATGGGAGAGCTTCATCCCGTTTGTGCCGCTGATGATTATTCCCTATATGTCCATTTTCTTTTTCTTTGTCGGCGGGCCGTTCTTGTGCCAAAGCCCGAACGAATTAGGCGTGTTGGCTCAGCGAATTACATTGGCAATCCTTGTTGCAGGCGCGTGCTTCTTGCTAATACCCCTGCGGTTATCGGCTGCGCGTCCACAACCCAGCGAATGGACCGGTGCAATTTTTAGATTTCTACACATCTTCGACCAGCCGTATAATTTGTTTCCTTCGCTGCACATTGCTTTTCGCACCATTCTCGCTGATCTCTACGCAAAACACACAAAAGGTGTCATCCGTTTGGCATCTCACGTGTGGTTTAGTTTGATCGGTTTTTCAACGTTGCTGACCTACCAACATCATTTCGTTGATATAGTCGGCGGATTTGTACTCGCCGCGATTTGTTTTTATTTCTTCCGTGAAGAAAACAGAGGGGTCAGGGTTTGA
- a CDS encoding C45 family peptidase produces MSDLRKIRCWVATGACALFALGCASVAKTLVMKNPKVEKILSDPPVDRTVTHTGHLEYVGDDDNRITVLYVTGTPYEMGYEHGLLLGAQVRETIKDVQVGAGKLLPKILRNSKAISPRDKDQIVNEFLDRAWKMMARYAPKEDLEEMEGLAAGSGIPIDVIHRMHALPDVGETSCSGLVAKGGATQDGHVYQLRILDYGANFNLQRRPLITVYQPTTENANAYATIGWIGFVGAVSGVNAKGVALSEMGFGNPPGETLAGTPMPFMLKNVLRYADTAEDGAAIIRATRRTNSYVYFLGDKHNDPIGLVTSAQRCLVNHANEHEELQVDGQTMPQFHDIVYGGHYQDKQEKLVGEMQGKIDVSGIQELAKQIAMKSNLQTVIYDLTADRIWVANRKENVRASDRPYVEFSLADGWSKAAAFAATNAAPKTASAN; encoded by the coding sequence ATGTCCGACCTAAGGAAGATTCGCTGTTGGGTGGCAACGGGCGCGTGTGCCTTGTTCGCGCTGGGCTGCGCGTCGGTTGCCAAGACCCTGGTGATGAAGAATCCCAAGGTCGAAAAGATCCTCTCCGATCCGCCGGTAGATCGCACTGTCACCCACACGGGGCATCTTGAATACGTCGGGGACGACGACAACCGCATTACGGTGTTGTACGTCACAGGTACGCCGTACGAGATGGGGTACGAACACGGCTTGCTGCTCGGCGCGCAGGTCCGTGAAACGATCAAGGACGTGCAGGTGGGTGCGGGCAAATTGCTGCCGAAGATACTGCGCAATTCGAAGGCAATCTCACCGCGCGATAAGGACCAGATTGTTAATGAATTTCTCGACCGCGCCTGGAAGATGATGGCGCGTTATGCGCCGAAGGAAGACCTCGAAGAGATGGAAGGGCTCGCGGCAGGAAGCGGCATTCCCATCGACGTCATCCATCGAATGCACGCGCTTCCCGATGTCGGCGAGACGAGTTGCAGCGGGCTCGTGGCCAAAGGCGGCGCCACGCAGGACGGGCACGTTTATCAACTGCGCATCCTCGATTACGGCGCGAATTTCAATCTCCAGCGCCGCCCGTTGATCACGGTCTATCAACCGACAACCGAAAACGCGAACGCGTACGCCACGATCGGCTGGATCGGTTTCGTCGGCGCGGTTTCCGGCGTGAACGCGAAGGGTGTCGCGCTGAGTGAGATGGGTTTTGGCAATCCGCCGGGAGAAACGCTCGCGGGCACGCCGATGCCGTTCATGTTGAAAAACGTGCTGCGCTATGCGGACACGGCCGAAGATGGCGCCGCGATCATTCGCGCGACGCGACGGACCAATTCTTATGTGTATTTCCTCGGCGACAAGCACAACGACCCGATTGGCTTGGTGACCTCGGCCCAGCGGTGTCTTGTCAATCACGCCAACGAACACGAGGAGTTGCAGGTCGATGGCCAGACCATGCCGCAGTTCCACGACATCGTGTACGGCGGGCACTATCAGGACAAACAGGAGAAGCTCGTCGGTGAGATGCAGGGGAAGATTGACGTCAGCGGTATTCAGGAGCTGGCCAAGCAGATTGCGATGAAGTCCAACCTGCAAACCGTGATTTACGATCTGACTGCCGACAGGATTTGGGTGGCGAACCGCAAAGAAAATGTGCGTGCGTCCGATCGCCCGTACGTCGAGTTCTCGCTGGCCGATGGATGGAGCAAAGCGGCGGCGTTTGCGGCAACGAACGCGGCACCGAAAACCGCCAGCGCGAATTGA